The DNA sequence TTGGAAACCTTTCTCCAGAGTTCAGGAAGATATGCCCTAATTCTTCTGCTGAAGGTATTGAGAAGCAGGTTATCCACGCAACTTCACACCAATCTTCTCAGTTTCTCTCAAGACAAGATCAACGAGATAGTTTATCTCTTCATCAGTCAGGGTTTTGTCGAAAGTTTCAAAGGCCAGAGTAACGGTGATGCTCTTGTATCCCGGCTCTATTCCCTTTCCCTTGTAGAGATCGGAGACTCTGATTTCTCCAAAGGCGGTCCCTTCAAGAGTCTTAGCTATAAGACTCTCCAAATCCCCGTACTTAACGGAATGCGGCACCAGGAAGGAGAGATCCCTGAAGACTCTCGGGAAAGGAGAGATCTTCTTTGCACCGGCAAACTTCTTCATCATGCTTTCAACCAAGCTTAAGTTGAGCTCTGCAATGTACACTTCACCACTCTTGATCTCGTAAAGCGAATCGGCAATAGAAATATCAACGGCCCCAAAGAATCCAACTTTCAGTCCTGCGATCTCGACAGAGACTGCCTTGCCCTTTTCCAGCCAGGGAGCCGAGAAACTGCTGAAAGAGGGGGCCAAACCGTACAACGAGAAGAACTCATCAACTATCCCCTTGAAGGTGAAAAAGTCGATCGCTCTCTTGTCTGAATAATCCAGCGGGTTTTCACGGCCTGTCGAAACGAAACCGAGAGCGATTGTCTCCCCTTGCTCTTTCTTTGGATCAAAAACCGAAGCTACTTCGAAAAGTTTGATATCTCTATTCTGCCTTCTGTAATTATATGAGGTTGCGGACAAGAGATTATAGATCAGAGAAGGCCTCATTACAGCCATGTCCATCGAAAGTGGATTCGCAAGATCAACATGATCTACGCTATTATCGATCCTAGAAATTTCTTCGGGATTTATGAAGCTGTAAGTCACAATCTCATCGAATCCGTATGCAACCATAAGGTCCTTCAATCTCTTCTGTCTCTTCAGAGATTCAGGGACGCCTCCAGAAATGGGTAGGATCCTGGGAAGTTCATTTTCTATATTTTCGTAGCCGTAGATCCTTCCAATCTCTTCGACAAGATCGATTTCCTGCTTTGTATCGTATGCTCTGAATGGAGGTGGTGTGACTTTCCAGCCCTTATCTGTCTTCTCAGGGCTGAATCCCAGATTCTTCAGTATGCTGGTTGTCTTCTCTGTCGGTACTGCCCCGCCCAGTCTTTCGGTTATGAATGACTCTCTCAGGTATATTGGCTCTGCCTTGATCACGCCACCGGCATCAACGATTTTCGAGCCAATTGAGGCGCCAGCCAACTGTTTCATCAAGTCTGCCAGCCGTTTCATAACATACAGAGAGTCTTCATAGTCTATTCCTCTCTCAAATCTGTATGAGCTGTCCGTCGAAATCCCGAGCTTCCGGGCGGTTTTACGAATTCTTACGGGATCGAAAACAGCAACTTCGAGCAATACACTCTTCGTCGTCAAATATATCCCAGAATCCTCTCCACCCATTACTCCTGCCAGCGCAAGAGGCGTCTCACCATTAGTTATAAGCATGTCGCTGCTATCTAGCTCGACAATCTTCCCATCCAGCAGTTCAAGCTTCTCACCGTCCTTAGCTTCACGAACGACTATTTCGGTCGATCCTATCCTCTCGACATCAAAGGCATGAATTGGATGTCCCGTCTCCAGCATCACATAGTTTGTTATATCCACGACGTTGTTTATTGGTCTCAAGCCTGCCGCAACCAACCTCTTCTTCATCCAGAGAGGGGAATCACAGATATTCACATCGTTCATGAGGAGGGCCGTGTACCTGATGCAACCTCTGTCTTTCAATACCACCTTAAGTACCGGATCTTCTCCAGACTCGATCGATTCGCTGACAGAGGGCTTAGTGATTTCTCTTTCATAAATTGCACCTAGCTCCCTAGCCATTCCAACCGTAGAAAGACAGTCACCACGATTAGCTGTTAATTCAACTTCAATTACCGCCGAGTCAAGTCCAAGCAATTCAACGACAGATTCTCCCGGTCGGCCCTCTTTCAATCGCATTATTTCGAGAGATTTATCTTCAAGTCGGAGTTCTTCAAGAGACAGAAACATCCCTTCCGAGTCGACACCCAGGAACTCTTTCTTTTCGATTTTCTCATCTGAAAGGGCGGACCCTTCGGGTAGAACAGCCACCATTTCTCCACTCTTGACAGTCATATCTGCGGTAACGATCGTAACTTCACGCGAACCGGTATCTACTTCAGTTATTAAGAGCCTTTCGCTCTCGGGGTGAGGCCTTGTGGATTGAATTCTTCCAACGACAGCTCCCTGGACGTATTCCCAGGGATATTCGATTCCAGCAACTTCGGTACCACTCAGCGAAAGGCTGTTGCTGAGTTCTTCGGGAGTCTTGTCGGTTATGTCAATGAATTCGTCAAGCCATTCTAGATATAGCTTCATATTACGGCCCTCCTGTAACCCCTGAGGAAACGTCTATCATTTCGGAGAAGATCTCTGATATCTTCAAGATCATATTTAAGCATTGCGATTCTCTCGAGACCTGTACCGGCTGCAAAACCGGTCCATACTTCCGGATCTAGACCGACATTCCTGAACACGTTTGGGTGAACCATTCCCGCTCCCAAGATTTCGAGCCACCCACTCCCCCCGCAACTCCTGCATCCCAATCCTCCGCAGATTCCACAGCTTACATCCACTTCGAAACTGGGCTCGGTAAAGGGAAAGAAGCTTGGTCGCAAACGTATTATCCTGTCCTCGCCAAAAAGCCTCTTTGCAAAATGATCGAGAGCGCCCTTTAAATGACTGACAGAGATGCCCTTATCAACGAAAAGGATTTCGAACTGGTGAAACATCGGAAGGTGAGTCGCATCGGGAGTATCCTTTCTGTAACAGGTTCCCGGCGCGAAAATAGCGAGAGGCGGCTTTCTAGACTCCATTGTCCTGATCTGCACGGGCGAAGTGTGAGTTCGTAGAAGCCTGCCGTCTTGGAGATAGAAAGTATCCTGCATGTCCCTTGCCGGATGCCATTCGGGAGTATTCAGCGCTTCAAAGTTATAATACGCCGTCTCCACCTCAGGGCCCGTTGTCACTTCGAAACCCATGCTCACCCAGATGCTTTGGACTTCCTCCATTATCTGTGTTATCAGATGTAGAGAGCCTATGTCCCTCTTTTTACCGGGAATTGTATAGTCAAGCCTCTCGGATTCTTCTCGCTCCTTCTTTGCCTGCGCTTCAAGCTCGCTTCTCCTAGAGTTCAGAGCATCTTCAATAGAGTTCCTGTAATCATTTACAATTTTCCCGAATTCTCTTCGGTTTTCTGGAGGAATCTCTTTAAGCTTCTTCATAAGAGAGGTAATCAGTCCCTGCTTCCCGATTAGTTGTGATTTCTGCTCCTGAAGAACATTCAGATCGGAAATCTTCATTATTCTGCTCAGGACTTCTTCCAGATTAATATCGAGTCCTTCCATTGAGGCACCCCCAAGAAACGTAAGAAGTGATTATCTAATGTGCTTGCAGTCTGAACACAGCCCCTTGTAGATAAGCTCGAGAGAGGTTACCTCGAAGTCAGCCAGTTCAGGAGGAAGTTCTTTCGTGCAGGCTTCGTAGTACTTCGTGGGAATATCGAAGACTCTCCCACAGGAATCACAGATGAAGTGACCGTGTGGTTTGATATTAGGATCATATCGCCTCGAGTTCTTAGAAACTGCAATAGCCCTGATAATTCCTTCCTTTTCGAGAACTTCCATTACGTTGTAGACTGTCGCCATAGATATATTTGGATATAACTGTATTGCAGATCTAAAAACCTCCTCGGCTCCCGGATGACCTTCATGATCCTTGAGAATCCTGATAATCGCAACTCGTTGAGGGGTGATTCTGTAACCCCTGCTTTTAAGAAGTGCTATCGTGTCTTTGATTTCCATACAATTAAAGCCTCCACAAAAGGTTTGAACTGATTATACAACAGAATTCATTCAGTTTAGAAAAAGATTTATGAAAACCTCAATAAGACTTACTTTTGAGTGATAGGCTTAACCACTAATAAAGATCTTCGAGAAGTGACTTCAAAGTCTTTGTATCAACCATTCCCAGAAGACTTACTGCAGAAGAGACGGAAAGTCTTTCTATTGCGTAACTGAAGCCATTTGCCTCAGCCATCTGAGCAGAGAACTTCTGAAGGTAGTCGGGCTCCGTGTTGAATGAGAAATACAGAACCATCCGCCCGTATTCTGTGGAATACATAAGAAGAGTGTATAGATATGTCTTTCCATCAGTAGCGAAGTCCATGGAGGACCAAGCGAAATGCTTTTCAAGCATTGACTCCGAAAAATACACTGGAGGACGAACTATTATCATGCCTTCAGTCGCGTTTGTCAGCTTGGTCAAGGATTCATGCGACATCTCCGAGTAATTGCGATAGCTCGCGCTTATTGTGTGAAAAGGATAAGATTTCACAAGTTTCAGGAGCTTGAAGTTGTCATCGTATGTAACATCGAAAGTGAGGGTGCCGGAGGAAATCGAAATCTTTTTGCTGTTGGGAAGGTCGAGAAAGAGATCGACCGAATATGACTTGCTGTTGACAAGATCCACAAAGTTGTCCTCAAAGTCCTTAATATTGATGAGCGGTTCGAAGGCGACACTCCTGGTTCGGAAGATGGCGAAATTGCCGGAGCTGTTTCTGACCCAGCCGAACTCCCCCTTTGCAGCGGAATAAGATGTAACCAGTTTGTAAGGACCGGATTTTATTACTCGCTCGTTCTTCGCAGTAGTAACTATTCCGCTCTCTTGTACATATCTGTCTACTTCATACGAAGAGTTTTTGAGAGTATTTACTAGTGTTGTTAACTCTTCGACAGCATCCTTCCCAACCGCCAGCCCGATAACAAGCAACAGGACAACGAGTACGGACAGCTTTTTCACGGCGATTTCACTCCTTCTGTGTCTTAGAGCGTGTATGGATCAATAAGTCGTGTTAATTCCCGAGATCTCAAAGGCATTCTGATCATCAGGTTGACTAAGAAAGCCGAGAGAGCGCTCCATTTCCTGCTCCATCATCGCAATGTCGTTCCTCTCAGTCTCCTCCTTTGGAAAGGCAGTCAGATTGACCCTGAGCCTTTCGTCGAGAGTCGAGCTGTAACCGAGAACGTTCGCGAGCTGGTAGAGGTCTCCCTTCTTCTTGATCAAAATGGTGTTGCCTGTGAAGAACGAAACAGAGAAGAAACCTAGAACCAAACATGCCGCTACCGTTCCCAGCATTCTGTAGGGTTTGATCTTAAGCCTTCTAATCTTGCTGACTGTCCTTTTCTTCAAGTCATCCGAAGGTCTGTAGCAGCAACTCTCTTTCAAAGCTCCCAGAGCCTTCACGTAGCTCTTCAGATTCTTCTTTTCATCTACCCTCAGTTCCTCAAAAGGGATCTCTCGATCCAAAATGTGGACAAATCTTTCTTCATCCAATGTAACCTACCTCCTCGAGAAGTTCCTTGAGTCTCTTTCGAGCATAGTGCAACCTGCTCTTCACCGTTCCAACCGGTTTATCGAGTATGTCAGCAATCTCCTCGTACGACAGATCATCTATGTCTCTCAACTTAATAAGCAAACGGTCATCCTCAGAAAGCTTTCCAACTACGGACATCAATTCTTCAAAAGAAATCTCGTCCATTACTTCCCTAAACACGTTAGTGGTTGCTGGCGGCTCAAATGATGCTTTATCCTCGTTCTCTCTGAAATCCGTAAGAAACTCGTTATTCCGCTTTCTTCTTGCAAGTGTGTCTTTGCAGACATTAACTGCAATTCTGTAAAGCCACGTCGATAACTTAGCATCGCCCCGGAACTTCCTGACGTTCCTAAAGACCTTTATAAAGACCTCTTGAATCACATCTTCAACGTCATCAAAACCAAGATACGATTTGATGACACTACCCAACCTCGGGGCGTAATCATCATACAAGACTTCGTAGGCCCAGACTTTCTTCTTCTTCAGTCCATCTATTAACTTCTTTTCGTCCAACCATACCACCCTAATCTGTTCTATATGACGATGGAGAAGCGAACAGGGTTCAACTTAGCAAGTTAATTATACTAATTAATCCAGATCAATCATATCATTCCATTATAAACTGCAAATTCTTTTTAAATGCGAATCATAAGAAGTGAAAGGCAAAACGCTGAACCCCGACTAAAGTAAGAAAGTCAAGGTAAATCAACGCAGGTCGAAAAAAACAATCAAATCCGATAAAATTAAAGAAGTTGGAACGAAACAGACTTTCATGGAGGTGAAGTTTTGAAGAAGGAAGAAGTCAAGAAGCTCGGCGAAAAGCTTACTATGAAGAAGAAGAATGCCTGGTTCACACTCGACAGAGACGCGGTCTTTGCCTATTCAAAAGATTATATTAACTTCATTGGCAAATCTGTTACAGAACGACTTGCTGTCAAGCACCTTGTGGACCTTCTCCGGGAAAATGGTTTCAAACCACTCTCTTCATTTGAGGAAAGCGGCGTTAAAAAGGGCGATCGTATATACATCACCAAAGGCGGCAAGGCCCTAATCGCGGCAGTCATCGGTGAAGACCTCAAGGACGGGATCGACATGGTTGCAGCTCACCTCGATGCTCCTAGATTGGATCTCAAGCCAAGTCCTCTTGTAGAAGATTCGGAGCTAGCGATGCTCAAGACACACTACTACGGCGGAGTCAAGAAGTATCAGTGGCTCAACATCCCTTTGGCCTTCGTAGGTACCGTAGTCAAGAGCAATGGAGAATCTGTTGATGTCTCTATCGGTATGAGCAGCGATGATCCTGTATTCGTAATTTCCGATCTTCTTCCACATTTGGACAACAGGGAAGGCGATTTCAGAAAGGTCTTTCAAGGAAAGGATCTCAACGCTATGTCCGGATCCATTCCTATAACGGATGTCAAGGACTTTGAGAATCCAGTAAAGCTGATGTTCCTCAATCTGTTATACGAAAAGTACGGACTTGTCGAAGAAGACTTCTTTTCTGCGGACATCCAGTTAGTGCCTGCTATCGAACCGAGGGAAGTAGGCCTTGACCGATCAATGATTGGTGCTTACGCGCATGATGATAGGGTTTGTTCATACACTGCAATTACTGCGCTTAAGGATATGTCTTCAATAGAAAACCCAAAGAGAACTGCAATGGTCCTTCTCTTCGACAGGGAGGAGATAGGAAGTGAGGGCGTTACTGGAGCAAAGGGACGGTTTTGGGTCGCTTTTATCGAGAAGCTTCTCAACCTTTCTGGAGAGAAGGGGCTTTACGAGATCGACTTCCTTCTCGAGAAATCCAGAATGATATCGGGAGATGTTGCCGCCGGATTTGACCCGACCTTCAAGGATGCTCACGATCAGACAAACGCTGCAAGATTCGGATATGGAATTGCAATATTAAAATACACGGGCTCCAGAGGAAAATCAGGAACGAGCGAAGCCAGCGCGGAGTTCATGGGCTATGTGCGAAAGCTTTTGAACGAGAAGGGAGTGCACTGGCAGAGCACGATATTAGGAGAAGTAGATAGAGGCGGCGGAGGAACAGTTGCAAAATTCTTCGCCGAAAGGGGTGTCACAGTAGTGGATGCAGGAACGGCCGTCTTCGGTATGCATTCACCATTCGAGCTTCTCTCCAAAGCTGATCTTTACGAGACCTACAGAGCATACAAGGCCTTCCTGGAGGGAGGCGATGTCTAAGCCCGACTGCTCACCTGCGGCAGTGTCGGAATGGATAGTAGAAAACTTCCCTAGAGGTCGCGATTATGAAGAACCTTTCAAGGTCTTGGTGAGCACAATATTGAGTCAGCGCACAAGAGATGAGAATACCGAGGAGGCCTCTCGCAGGCTCTTCTCGGTTTATCCCGATCCCCAGTCTCTGATGAAGGCAGAACCCGAAGATCTTTACGAACTGATCAAGGCTTCGGGGATGTATAGACAGAAGGCTGCAAGAATAATCAACTGCGCTAAGATAATCATCAATGGCTTCGGGGGCTCAGTGCCTGACACTCTTGAAGAACTTGTCACAATCCCCGGAGTTGGCAGAAAGACGGCGAACATCGTTCTAAACGTCTCATTCGGTAGGGATGCCCTGGCGGTTGATACCCATGTTCACAGAATAGCAAACAGGCTTGGATGGGTGAAGACGAAGAAGCCAGAGGACACCGAATTTGCACTGATGAAGATCTTGCCGCCCAAG is a window from the Mesotoga infera genome containing:
- a CDS encoding sigma-70 family RNA polymerase sigma factor, encoding MDEKKLIDGLKKKKVWAYEVLYDDYAPRLGSVIKSYLGFDDVEDVIQEVFIKVFRNVRKFRGDAKLSTWLYRIAVNVCKDTLARRKRNNEFLTDFRENEDKASFEPPATTNVFREVMDEISFEELMSVVGKLSEDDRLLIKLRDIDDLSYEEIADILDKPVGTVKSRLHYARKRLKELLEEVGYIG
- a CDS encoding phenylalanine--tRNA ligase subunit alpha, coding for MEGLDINLEEVLSRIMKISDLNVLQEQKSQLIGKQGLITSLMKKLKEIPPENRREFGKIVNDYRNSIEDALNSRRSELEAQAKKEREESERLDYTIPGKKRDIGSLHLITQIMEEVQSIWVSMGFEVTTGPEVETAYYNFEALNTPEWHPARDMQDTFYLQDGRLLRTHTSPVQIRTMESRKPPLAIFAPGTCYRKDTPDATHLPMFHQFEILFVDKGISVSHLKGALDHFAKRLFGEDRIIRLRPSFFPFTEPSFEVDVSCGICGGLGCRSCGGSGWLEILGAGMVHPNVFRNVGLDPEVWTGFAAGTGLERIAMLKYDLEDIRDLLRNDRRFLRGYRRAVI
- the nth gene encoding endonuclease III, with translation MSKPDCSPAAVSEWIVENFPRGRDYEEPFKVLVSTILSQRTRDENTEEASRRLFSVYPDPQSLMKAEPEDLYELIKASGMYRQKAARIINCAKIIINGFGGSVPDTLEELVTIPGVGRKTANIVLNVSFGRDALAVDTHVHRIANRLGWVKTKKPEDTEFALMKILPPKIWGPVNGSMVEFGREICRPVAPKCETCGISECCEYFSQVFVQTAGR
- a CDS encoding aminopeptidase; the encoded protein is MKKEEVKKLGEKLTMKKKNAWFTLDRDAVFAYSKDYINFIGKSVTERLAVKHLVDLLRENGFKPLSSFEESGVKKGDRIYITKGGKALIAAVIGEDLKDGIDMVAAHLDAPRLDLKPSPLVEDSELAMLKTHYYGGVKKYQWLNIPLAFVGTVVKSNGESVDVSIGMSSDDPVFVISDLLPHLDNREGDFRKVFQGKDLNAMSGSIPITDVKDFENPVKLMFLNLLYEKYGLVEEDFFSADIQLVPAIEPREVGLDRSMIGAYAHDDRVCSYTAITALKDMSSIENPKRTAMVLLFDREEIGSEGVTGAKGRFWVAFIEKLLNLSGEKGLYEIDFLLEKSRMISGDVAAGFDPTFKDAHDQTNAARFGYGIAILKYTGSRGKSGTSEASAEFMGYVRKLLNEKGVHWQSTILGEVDRGGGGTVAKFFAERGVTVVDAGTAVFGMHSPFELLSKADLYETYRAYKAFLEGGDV
- a CDS encoding phenylalanine--tRNA ligase subunit beta yields the protein MKLYLEWLDEFIDITDKTPEELSNSLSLSGTEVAGIEYPWEYVQGAVVGRIQSTRPHPESERLLITEVDTGSREVTIVTADMTVKSGEMVAVLPEGSALSDEKIEKKEFLGVDSEGMFLSLEELRLEDKSLEIMRLKEGRPGESVVELLGLDSAVIEVELTANRGDCLSTVGMARELGAIYEREITKPSVSESIESGEDPVLKVVLKDRGCIRYTALLMNDVNICDSPLWMKKRLVAAGLRPINNVVDITNYVMLETGHPIHAFDVERIGSTEIVVREAKDGEKLELLDGKIVELDSSDMLITNGETPLALAGVMGGEDSGIYLTTKSVLLEVAVFDPVRIRKTARKLGISTDSSYRFERGIDYEDSLYVMKRLADLMKQLAGASIGSKIVDAGGVIKAEPIYLRESFITERLGGAVPTEKTTSILKNLGFSPEKTDKGWKVTPPPFRAYDTKQEIDLVEEIGRIYGYENIENELPRILPISGGVPESLKRQKRLKDLMVAYGFDEIVTYSFINPEEISRIDNSVDHVDLANPLSMDMAVMRPSLIYNLLSATSYNYRRQNRDIKLFEVASVFDPKKEQGETIALGFVSTGRENPLDYSDKRAIDFFTFKGIVDEFFSLYGLAPSFSSFSAPWLEKGKAVSVEIAGLKVGFFGAVDISIADSLYEIKSGEVYIAELNLSLVESMMKKFAGAKKISPFPRVFRDLSFLVPHSVKYGDLESLIAKTLEGTAFGEIRVSDLYKGKGIEPGYKSITVTLAFETFDKTLTDEEINYLVDLVLRETEKIGVKLRG
- a CDS encoding transcriptional repressor; this encodes MEIKDTIALLKSRGYRITPQRVAIIRILKDHEGHPGAEEVFRSAIQLYPNISMATVYNVMEVLEKEGIIRAIAVSKNSRRYDPNIKPHGHFICDSCGRVFDIPTKYYEACTKELPPELADFEVTSLELIYKGLCSDCKHIR